In the Deltaproteobacteria bacterium genome, AGACCGGAGGAAGAGACGATGAACGTGACGGTGCGGCGGATGAGCCCGCAGGATACGGAATCGATCCTCAAGATCAACGAAAAGATCACAGGGCGGCCGCACGAGGCGCAATGGGAATCACGGATCATCGATCTGCTCGCGCGCAACCCGCTCGGGTGCCTTGTCGCGGAGTCGGAAGGGACGGTCGTCGGATTCGTCCTCGGGGACATCCGCGGGTGGGAATTCGCCATCCCGAAAAGCGGGTGGATCGAGATCGTGGGCGTGGACCCGGACTGCCAGGGGAAAGGGGTCGCACGCGCCCTTATAGAGAAACTCGGGATATACTTCCGGAATCACAATGTGGAACAAGTGCTGACGATGGTGAACTGGAACGACGCCGGTCTCGTGGGTTTCTTCCGGGCATTGGGTTTCGAACGATCCGAATTCATCGTGCTGGAAAAGAGAGCCGTGCAACCGTGAGCGGAATTCCATGCGGCGCATTTCTTCCCTGATCCTCGCTTCGTCTTTTTCGCTCTGCGCGTGCCTTTCCGTGGCCGATGCGGCCGAGCCGCTCCGGGAGAACGTGCAGG is a window encoding:
- a CDS encoding GNAT family N-acetyltransferase — protein: MNVTVRRMSPQDTESILKINEKITGRPHEAQWESRIIDLLARNPLGCLVAESEGTVVGFVLGDIRGWEFAIPKSGWIEIVGVDPDCQGKGVARALIEKLGIYFRNHNVEQVLTMVNWNDAGLVGFFRALGFERSEFIVLEKRAVQP